A genomic window from Candidatus Bathyarchaeota archaeon includes:
- the guaA gene encoding glutamine-hydrolyzing GMP synthase subunit GuaA, with product MVNAREFIENGIIEINETVGENKVISACSGGVDSMTATYLVHKAVGDNLLAVFIDDGLRRQGEPEFVAETLKSLGIKTRVIDAKEEFFKTFQGKIDAEEKRKAFRDKFYKTFGKVAKEENMKFIVQGTIKADVLETVKGIKSQHNVLEQIGINPQKYGYVILEPLRELFKPGVRMVARELGLPKEVSERMPFPGPALSLRVLGEVTPEKVAIVRKATQIVEEETSNLKTFQNFAVLHNDKATGIKNDKRVYGNIVTIRVVVSKDAVTATAKEIEYKTLFKIAKRITTELPTVVRCLYDVTDKPPATIEFE from the coding sequence ATGGTAAATGCGAGAGAATTTATTGAGAATGGCATAATTGAAATTAATGAAACAGTGGGAGAAAATAAGGTAATCTCTGCTTGTTCTGGAGGAGTTGACAGCATGACTGCAACTTATCTAGTTCACAAGGCTGTAGGCGATAACCTACTTGCAGTTTTCATTGATGATGGATTGAGGCGTCAAGGAGAACCAGAATTTGTTGCTGAAACACTAAAATCTTTAGGAATTAAAACAAGAGTAATTGATGCAAAAGAAGAATTCTTCAAAACTTTTCAAGGAAAAATTGATGCTGAAGAAAAACGCAAAGCTTTCAGAGACAAATTCTATAAAACTTTTGGAAAAGTAGCAAAAGAAGAAAACATGAAATTTATTGTTCAAGGCACAATAAAGGCTGATGTACTTGAAACTGTTAAGGGAATTAAATCACAACACAATGTCCTAGAACAGATAGGAATTAATCCTCAAAAATATGGTTATGTAATTCTTGAACCCTTAAGAGAACTTTTTAAACCCGGTGTCAGAATGGTAGCTCGGGAACTTGGGCTTCCAAAAGAAGTTTCTGAAAGAATGCCTTTCCCGGGACCAGCATTATCACTAAGAGTCTTAGGGGAGGTAACTCCTGAAAAAGTTGCTATTGTACGTAAAGCAACTCAAATAGTTGAAGAAGAAACATCAAACCTTAAAACATTCCAGAATTTTGCAGTGCTTCATAACGACAAAGCTACTGGAATTAAAAATGACAAAAGAGTATATGGTAACATTGTAACAATACGGGTTGTAGTTTCAAAAGATGCTGTAACTGCAACTGCAAAAGAAATTGAATACAAAACATTATTCAAAATTGCAAAAAGGATTACAACGGAACTACCTACAGTTGTTAGATGTTTGTATGATGTTACAGATAAGCCACCTGCAACAATAGAGTTCGAATAA
- a CDS encoding cobalamin B12-binding domain-containing protein — MAWLKGMMDKEPPEPDNPIGTVVIGTLDPDIMTTAKEMVRKALKRAQFKVVDVGRGASPEVFASKAKETNADIIVISVLLSAAKNNLPKVVSALENEGIKDKITIMIGGTAVTEDDADEIGALFGETKEEAVILAKKVMDQKQNKK, encoded by the coding sequence TTGGCTTGGTTAAAAGGCATGATGGACAAGGAACCTCCTGAACCAGACAATCCAATTGGAACTGTGGTAATAGGTACTCTTGATCCCGATATAATGACTACGGCTAAAGAGATGGTCAGAAAAGCCTTGAAGAGGGCACAGTTTAAAGTTGTAGATGTTGGACGCGGGGCTTCTCCGGAAGTTTTTGCGTCAAAAGCTAAAGAGACAAACGCAGACATAATTGTTATTTCTGTTTTATTGAGCGCTGCAAAAAATAATCTTCCAAAGGTAGTTTCTGCCCTAGAAAACGAAGGAATAAAAGACAAAATTACAATCATGATTGGCGGCACAGCTGTGACTGAAGACGATGCAGATGAAATAGGTGCATTATTCGGAGAAACAAAAGAAGAAGCAGTAATTTTAGCAAAAAAAGTAATGGATCAAAAACAGAATAAAAAATAA